The following coding sequences are from one Triticum aestivum cultivar Chinese Spring chromosome 5A, IWGSC CS RefSeq v2.1, whole genome shotgun sequence window:
- the LOC123105041 gene encoding uncharacterized protein, whose product MREGGSGSGREGGEEKEAGRERERGPRPGCGGEAAGQAAADCAAVCCCCPMALLEVVLLVAVRLPADLARRARQRRRRRRGGSGSASLSGSTKAMFAAADALEADEAEAGARREEEAAEAASEFEREIMASRLYGAGFWRSNSSRSSSRASSARR is encoded by the coding sequence ATGCGGGAGGGCGGCTCCGGCTCCGGCCGCGAAGGcggggaggagaaggaggcggggcGGGAGCGGGAGCGCGGGCCGCGGCCGGGGTGcgggggcgaggcggcggggcaggcggcggcggaCTGCGCGGCGGTGTGCTGCTGCTGCCCCATGGCGCTGCTGGAGGTCGTGCTGCTCGTCGCGGTCCGGCTGCCGGCCGACCTCGCGCGGCGGGCCAGgcagaggcggcgccggcggcgcggcggcagcgggTCGGCGTCGCTGTCCGGGAGCACCAAGGCCATGTTCGCGGCCGCGGACGCGCTGGAGGCGGACGAGGCCGAGGCCGGGGCGAGgcgcgaggaggaggcggccgaggcggcgtCTGAGTTCGAGCGCGAGATCATGGCCTCCCGCCTCTACGGCGCCGGGTTCTGGCGCTCCAactcctcccgctccagctcccgcgcctcctccgcgcgccgGTAG
- the LOC123105040 gene encoding protein STRICTOSIDINE SYNTHASE-LIKE 3, with protein MASAGVVAAAAVVAALAAFCATDPLRLGSMADFPGFDALPVELPDAAEMPPHADAAERLRGAEIRFRGEVQGPESVAFDPLGRGPYTGVADGRVLVWDGARWAYFAHASPAWTAERCGGPKASPMEYLKDEHVCGRALGIRFDKRNGDLYIADAYFGLSKVGPEGGLATPLATEAEGVRFNFTNDLDLDADGNVYFTDSSVLYQRRHFMQLVFSGDASGRLLKYNPETKETTVLHRNLQFPNGVSLSKDGSFFVFCEGSRGRLSRYWLKGEKAGTVDLFAILPGFPDNVRTNDKGEFWVAIHCRRSAYARLLSRRVQLRKFLLSLPIPAKYHYLMQIGGNLHALIIKYSPEGEVLDILEDTKGQVVRAVSEVEEKDGKLWIGSVLMPFIAVFDYAKES; from the exons ATGGCGTCGGCGGGCGtggtggccgcggcggcggtggtggcggcgctggcGGCCTTCTGCGCGACGGACCCGCTGCGGCTGGGCTCCATGGCCGACTTCCCGGGCTTCGACGCGCTCCCCGTGGAGCTCCCGGACGCGGCCGAGATGCCCCCGCACGCGGACGCCGCGGAGCGGCTGCGCggcgccgagatccggttccgcggcgAGGTGCAGGGCCCCGAGAGCGTCGCCTTCGACCCGCTCGGCCGCGGGCCCTACACGGGCGTCGCCGACGGCCGCGTCCTCGTCTGGGACGGCGCCCGCTGGGCCTACTTCGCGCACGCCTCCCCCGCCTGGACCGCCGAGCGCTGCGGCGGGCCCAAGGCGTCCCCCATGGAGTACCTCAAGGACGAGCACGTCTGCGGCCGCGCGCTCGGCATCCGGTTCGACAAGCGCAACGGGGACCTCTACATCGCCGACGCCTACTTCGGCCTCTCCAAGGTCGGGCCCGAGGGCGGGCTGGCCACGCCGCTCGCCACGGAGGCCGAGGGCGTGCGCTTCAACTTCACCaacgacctcgacctcgacgccgacGGCAACGTCTACTTCACCGACAGCAGCGTCCTCTACCAGAGAAG GCATTTCATGCAGTTGGTTTTCTCTGGAGATGCCTCTGGGAGGCTCTTGAAATACAATCCCGAAACAAAGGAGACAACAGTCCTTCACCGCAACCTCCAGTTTCCCAACGGAGTGAGCTTAAGCAAGGATGGCTCGTTCTTCGTCTTCTGTGAAGGATCTCGTGGAAG GTTGAGCAGATACTGGCTGAAAGGTGAGAAGGCAGGCACCGTCGATCTCTTCGCCATCCTGCCTGGGTTCCCGGACAACGTGAGGACCAACGACAAGGGCGAATTCTGGGTGGCAATCCATTGCCGACGCAGCGCATACGCCCGGCTCTTGAGTCGCCGCGTCCAGCTCAGAAAGTTCTTGCTCAGCCTCCCGATCCCCGCCAAGTATCACTACCTGATGCAAATCGGCGGCAATCTGCACGCGCTCATCATCAAGTACAGCCCTGAAGGCGAGGTGCTTGACATCTTGGAGGACACTAAAGGGCAGGTGGTGAGAGCTGTGAGcgaagtggaggagaaggatggCAAGCTCTGGATAGGATCTGTTCTCATGCCCTTCATTGCCGTCTTTGACTACGCCAAGGAATCCTAA